From a single Artemia franciscana chromosome 9, ASM3288406v1, whole genome shotgun sequence genomic region:
- the LOC136031317 gene encoding MICOS complex subunit MIC13 homolog QIL1-like, protein MGFLTGLLKLSAKGGIVVGTFYFTVEQGVWKETNEALKIYERLKSEASDIDKYIPGASKHLERINPQKGIFWSISAHKPLPATWNHGVYTTFKFLDRLPENITQYSYEAKNKVSEMIK, encoded by the exons ATGGGATTTTTGACTGGTTTACTAAA ATTATCTGCCAAAGGTGGAATTGTTGTTGGaacattttatttcactgttgAGCAAGGAGTTTGGAAAGAAACAAATGAAGCACTAAAGATTTATGAAAGACTAAAGAGCGAAGCTTCAGATATTGATAAATATATACCAGGAGCAAGCAAGCATTTGGAGAGAATCAACCCTCAAAAG gGGATATTTTGGTCAATTTCAGCCCATAAGCCCCTTCCTGCCACCTGGAACCACGGTGTTTATACAACTTTCAAATTTCTTGATAGACTTCCAGAAAATATTACCCAGTATTCTTATGAAgccaaaaataaagtttcagaaatgataaaataa